Proteins encoded by one window of Bradyrhizobium sp. B097:
- a CDS encoding DnaJ C-terminal domain-containing protein — protein MATNPYDVLGVSSSASAADIQKAYRKLAKKLHPDLNPGDKKAEEKFKEVAGAYDLLGDAEKRKRFDDGEIDASGAEQPQHHFYRDFAGADDGHPYTSGAGFADFIDGEDPFAELLKRSQRARANRRGADLHYRLAIDFVDSITGGNKRITLPDGGALDVKIPPGLVDGQILRLKGKGAPGTGKGGPGDALIDVEVLPDRRFTRDGDNISLELPISLPEAVLGGRVRVPTPTGEVTMSVPKGSNTGTMLRLRGKGAPRHGGGSGDELVKLKIVLPNSPDPELEAFVSGWGKGKEFNPREGGAS, from the coding sequence GTGGCGACCAATCCATACGATGTGCTCGGCGTCTCATCGTCGGCTTCCGCCGCCGACATTCAGAAGGCTTATCGCAAGCTGGCGAAGAAGCTTCATCCGGATCTCAACCCCGGTGACAAGAAGGCCGAAGAGAAGTTCAAGGAAGTTGCAGGCGCCTACGATCTGCTCGGCGATGCCGAGAAGCGGAAGCGGTTCGACGATGGAGAGATCGACGCGTCAGGTGCGGAGCAGCCGCAACATCATTTCTACCGGGATTTCGCCGGCGCGGACGACGGTCATCCCTACACCAGCGGTGCCGGCTTCGCCGATTTCATAGACGGCGAGGACCCGTTCGCCGAGCTTCTCAAGCGCAGTCAACGGGCGCGCGCGAATCGTCGCGGCGCAGATCTGCACTACCGGCTCGCGATCGATTTCGTGGATTCGATCACGGGTGGGAACAAGCGCATCACGTTGCCGGACGGCGGCGCATTGGATGTGAAGATCCCACCCGGGCTGGTCGACGGTCAGATCCTGCGCCTCAAAGGCAAAGGTGCGCCCGGCACCGGCAAGGGCGGGCCTGGCGATGCGCTGATCGATGTGGAAGTCCTGCCCGACCGACGCTTCACGCGCGACGGTGACAACATTTCGCTGGAATTGCCGATCTCGCTGCCCGAGGCCGTTCTGGGTGGGCGGGTGCGCGTCCCGACGCCAACCGGCGAAGTGACCATGTCAGTCCCGAAGGGATCGAACACCGGGACAATGCTTCGACTGCGCGGAAAGGGCGCGCCGCGCCATGGCGGCGGAAGCGGCGACGAACTCGTGAAGTTGAAGATCGTCCTGCCGAACTCGCCGGACCCGGAGCTTGAGGCGTTCGTGTCGGGATGGGGCAAGGGCAAGGAATTCAACCCGCGCGAAGGCGGTGCATCATGA
- the grpE gene encoding nucleotide exchange factor GrpE: MPTASDALPDPGGAADSGRAVASDRSSEDRTQLLAENAELKDRLLRALAEVENTRRRAERDLDNMRQYAITKFAGDMLIVADNLERAIASIPAGVREPEAALRALVEGVGLTEKELLRALEEHGIRKLDPVGERFDPNFHEALFEVPDPSVPRGTVMKVLQPGYAIGSRALRPAKVGIASGA, from the coding sequence TTGCCGACCGCGAGCGATGCCCTGCCTGACCCCGGAGGCGCGGCGGATTCCGGGAGAGCCGTAGCAAGCGATCGTTCGTCGGAGGATCGCACCCAACTCCTCGCTGAGAATGCCGAGCTCAAGGACCGCTTGCTGCGTGCATTGGCCGAGGTGGAGAACACACGCCGTCGCGCCGAGCGCGATCTCGACAACATGCGCCAATACGCGATCACGAAATTTGCCGGCGATATGCTCATCGTGGCCGATAACCTGGAGCGAGCCATTGCCAGCATCCCCGCCGGTGTCCGGGAACCGGAGGCGGCGCTGAGGGCTCTGGTTGAAGGTGTCGGCCTCACCGAGAAGGAGTTGCTGCGCGCGTTGGAAGAGCACGGCATCAGGAAGCTCGATCCCGTCGGCGAACGGTTCGATCCCAATTTCCACGAGGCATTGTTCGAGGTACCGGATCCGTCCGTACCGCGCGGCACCGTGATGAAGGTTCTGCAGCCGGGCTACGCGATCGGCTCCCGCGCATTGCGTCCCGCGAAGGTCGGCATCGCGAGTGGGGCATGA
- a CDS encoding cache domain-containing protein, with the protein MRKLESIAVRSMSNRRSVRYRLLAIALVPMLVILPLLLGISIYRWNTKFDEALLSKVHDDLTIAHQYLARIMENTEDQLAFVTGSARFQTTLQKQGGSDGDLAALLRETAQARGFDFLYIVVDGGHIVASEYPLASASVRWNWPVISTALEGHARTAIDVFEATELSAVSPDLAQRARIDLVPTVGSAPSTKAEETRGLILQSANPLMLPDGRRAALVGGILLNQNLAFVDTINDLIYHGLGLPQESRGTVTLFLDDVRISTNVELFETQRAIGTRVSAAVRKAVLDDGGSWFDSAFVVNDWYVSGYEPLLDSYNHRVGMLYAGFLQKPFTEAKRRTLIEIAVAFLVAVAATVPLFLRWAAAIFRPLESMTGTITRVERGELDARTGHAGDQDEIGRVALHLDRLLDQLHERDTQLRQWNEELNQRVEERTSKLQLANQQLEATTKQLIMSEKLAAIGEITAGIAHEINNPIAVVQGNLEVIRDLMGSKVDDAKTEFRLIDEQLRRISEIVTRLLQFAKPQEYAGFVEQYQPDEIVNDTLPLVQHLLNKTTITVDKEYRASRPISMNRTELQQVLVNLIVNAIHAMPDGGRLTLRTFDRQEGLRRGVVIEVGDTGAGMTPDIMQRIFDPFFTTKRREGTGLGLSISQMLVTRQGGRISVESELGKGTTFSVWLREAPG; encoded by the coding sequence ATGCGCAAGCTGGAAAGTATAGCTGTTCGCTCGATGAGCAATCGACGCTCGGTTCGCTATCGATTGCTGGCGATCGCTCTCGTGCCGATGCTCGTGATTCTCCCGCTACTGCTGGGGATCAGCATCTATCGTTGGAACACCAAATTCGACGAGGCGCTGCTCTCCAAAGTCCACGACGATCTGACCATCGCGCACCAATATCTCGCTCGTATCATGGAGAATACGGAAGACCAGTTGGCTTTCGTCACCGGCTCCGCGCGGTTTCAGACGACGTTGCAAAAGCAAGGTGGTTCTGACGGCGATCTTGCGGCGCTTCTCAGGGAAACTGCGCAGGCCCGCGGGTTTGATTTTCTCTATATCGTGGTCGACGGCGGACATATCGTGGCAAGCGAATATCCGCTTGCGTCGGCCTCCGTCCGCTGGAACTGGCCGGTCATCAGCACCGCGCTTGAAGGGCACGCAAGGACGGCGATCGACGTTTTCGAGGCGACCGAGCTTTCGGCGGTATCGCCTGATCTCGCGCAACGGGCACGGATCGATCTCGTTCCGACCGTCGGAAGCGCTCCGAGCACAAAGGCGGAGGAAACGCGCGGCCTGATCCTTCAGTCGGCCAACCCCCTGATGCTGCCCGACGGTCGGCGTGCTGCGCTGGTGGGCGGCATCCTCTTGAATCAGAATCTCGCCTTCGTCGATACGATCAACGATCTGATCTATCATGGCCTGGGCCTGCCTCAGGAGAGCCGTGGCACCGTCACCCTGTTTCTCGATGACGTGCGCATCAGCACCAATGTGGAGTTGTTCGAGACGCAGCGTGCGATTGGCACCCGTGTGTCTGCGGCGGTCCGCAAGGCCGTCCTCGACGACGGCGGCAGCTGGTTCGACAGCGCATTCGTCGTCAACGACTGGTATGTCTCGGGTTATGAGCCGCTGCTCGATAGCTACAATCATCGCGTGGGCATGCTCTATGCCGGCTTTCTTCAAAAGCCCTTTACCGAAGCGAAGCGCCGGACGCTGATCGAGATCGCGGTTGCTTTCCTGGTTGCCGTTGCCGCCACTGTTCCATTGTTTCTGAGGTGGGCCGCGGCGATCTTCCGTCCTCTCGAGAGCATGACGGGTACAATTACCCGGGTCGAACGGGGTGAGCTCGACGCCCGAACCGGGCATGCTGGCGATCAGGACGAAATCGGCCGGGTTGCGCTCCACCTCGATCGGCTCCTGGACCAGCTTCACGAGCGCGATACCCAGCTGCGGCAATGGAATGAGGAGCTCAATCAGCGCGTCGAGGAGCGCACCAGCAAGCTGCAACTCGCCAATCAGCAACTGGAGGCGACCACGAAGCAGCTCATCATGTCGGAGAAGCTCGCCGCGATCGGCGAAATCACCGCCGGCATCGCGCATGAGATCAACAATCCGATCGCCGTCGTGCAGGGCAATCTCGAAGTCATCCGCGACCTGATGGGGAGCAAGGTCGATGATGCGAAGACCGAGTTCCGGCTCATCGACGAGCAGTTGCGACGGATCAGCGAGATCGTCACCAGACTGCTTCAGTTCGCCAAGCCGCAGGAATACGCAGGCTTCGTGGAGCAGTATCAGCCAGACGAGATCGTGAACGATACGCTGCCACTGGTCCAGCACCTGCTGAACAAGACGACGATCACCGTCGACAAGGAGTATCGCGCATCGCGTCCGATTTCGATGAACAGGACCGAGCTTCAGCAGGTGCTGGTGAATCTGATCGTCAATGCGATTCACGCAATGCCCGACGGCGGACGGCTGACACTGCGGACGTTCGATCGCCAGGAAGGTCTCCGTCGCGGTGTCGTGATCGAGGTCGGCGACACCGGCGCCGGCATGACGCCCGATATCATGCAGCGGATCTTCGATCCCTTCTTCACGACCAAGAGACGGGAAGGCACCGGCCTCGGGCTGTCAATTAGCCAGATGCTCGTGACCCGACAAGGTGGTAGGATCTCGGTCGAAAGCGAATTGGGAAAGGGCACGACCTTTTCCGTCTGGCTGCGGGAAGCTCCCGGCTGA
- a CDS encoding thioesterase family protein, which translates to MKPVPLGAKGRFTLDVKPQHLASQFKDPTLPPVLATPVMILAMENAALNAIRSCLEPGEAAVGTAVDVRHIAATPAGQRVTAEAEVTSVDGRRLVFAVTAHDETEEIGGGTHQRMVIDLGRLEQHLEAKRARSPTGR; encoded by the coding sequence ATGAAGCCGGTGCCTCTTGGCGCAAAGGGCCGCTTCACGCTCGACGTGAAGCCGCAACATCTGGCCAGCCAGTTCAAGGACCCGACGCTGCCGCCGGTTCTCGCGACGCCGGTGATGATCCTTGCGATGGAAAACGCGGCGCTCAACGCCATCCGGAGCTGTCTCGAACCCGGTGAGGCGGCGGTCGGGACGGCGGTCGACGTCCGACACATCGCCGCGACGCCGGCGGGACAGCGGGTGACCGCAGAGGCCGAAGTCACCAGCGTCGATGGACGGCGCCTGGTCTTCGCGGTGACCGCGCATGACGAAACTGAAGAGATCGGCGGCGGCACCCATCAGCGCATGGTGATCGATCTCGGTCGATTGGAACAGCACCTCGAGGCGAAAAGGGCGCGTTCGCCGACAGGTCGATGA
- a CDS encoding Hsp20/alpha crystallin family protein — MPSINVSETDGEMRISADLPGVRAEDIDVTLVDDILTIRAEKTLDRTDDKENFHVLERSYGTLLRTLRLPYSVDADKMKADFDNGVLTVTLPINREKEHVRRIPVHAAAQSSEAPAPDRNKAGAAAPEVAYNADPKPKAS; from the coding sequence ATGCCCAGCATCAATGTGAGTGAGACCGATGGCGAGATGCGGATCAGCGCCGACCTCCCCGGTGTGAGGGCGGAGGATATCGACGTTACGCTCGTCGATGACATCCTCACCATCCGCGCGGAGAAGACGCTGGATCGGACGGACGACAAGGAGAACTTCCACGTCCTCGAGCGCTCCTACGGCACATTGCTCCGCACGTTGCGCCTGCCTTATTCGGTCGACGCCGACAAGATGAAGGCCGACTTCGACAATGGCGTTCTGACGGTGACGTTGCCGATCAACAGGGAGAAGGAACACGTCCGCAGAATACCCGTTCATGCTGCCGCGCAGAGTAGCGAAGCGCCGGCGCCGGACCGGAACAAAGCCGGCGCGGCCGCACCGGAAGTGGCGTACAATGCCGATCCGAAGCCGAAGGCGTCATGA
- a CDS encoding helix-turn-helix transcriptional regulator, translating to MRTSPAFETDPGFARMNVPDVRINYDPIDPDQFDRPIVSMSIETGQGNDELPLHSHKKGQLVVASHGSVMCRAPGGLWIVPPQGAVWIPAGVLHSNCMSGAKKVYVVFIDPQASTLPTTCCTFTISSLVRELIHRLSLFPPLYPIDGPTSRLGRVLLDELVQMSTEQMYLPISADSRLQHLAASLLNDPADRSTVDELAARYAMSERTFARLVFKETGMTFGRWRQRLHILVALQRLSDGSSVQAVSLDLGYETPSAFITMFKKAMGKSPRRFLAERSSFVSREPVE from the coding sequence ATGCGCACGTCGCCCGCCTTTGAAACAGATCCGGGCTTTGCCCGAATGAACGTGCCCGACGTTCGGATCAATTACGATCCGATCGATCCGGACCAGTTCGACCGGCCGATTGTCTCCATGTCCATCGAGACAGGTCAGGGCAACGATGAGCTGCCGCTCCATTCGCACAAGAAGGGCCAGTTGGTGGTGGCCTCTCATGGATCGGTCATGTGCCGCGCACCGGGAGGACTGTGGATCGTTCCGCCGCAGGGTGCGGTGTGGATACCCGCCGGAGTCCTGCACAGCAACTGCATGTCAGGCGCGAAAAAGGTCTACGTCGTCTTCATCGATCCGCAGGCCAGCACGCTTCCGACCACCTGCTGCACGTTCACGATATCGTCGCTGGTGCGCGAGTTGATCCATCGATTGTCGCTCTTCCCGCCCCTGTATCCGATCGACGGGCCGACAAGCCGACTGGGTCGCGTCCTGCTCGACGAACTGGTGCAGATGTCGACCGAACAGATGTACCTGCCGATCTCCGCGGATAGCCGATTGCAGCATCTGGCCGCATCTCTGCTCAATGATCCGGCCGATCGGAGTACGGTCGACGAGTTGGCTGCTCGATACGCGATGAGCGAGCGCACATTCGCCCGTCTGGTATTCAAGGAAACCGGGATGACGTTCGGGCGCTGGCGACAGCGGCTTCACATCCTGGTCGCGTTGCAGCGACTATCGGACGGATCTTCCGTACAAGCCGTATCACTCGATCTGGGCTACGAGACGCCCAGCGCTTTCATCACCATGTTCAAGAAGGCGATGGGCAAGAGCCCTCGTCGCTTCCTCGCCGAGCGGTCCAGCTTCGTCAGCCGCGAGCCGGTCGAATAA
- a CDS encoding DUF992 domain-containing protein encodes MRRHRGLSIVIAATMLSALVSSGLAQQPAQPAQKVQVGVLECLGGATVGFLVGAVVNLRCVLRINGMPEDYYVATMQKLGLDIGFTETTALAWNVFAPVVQPGRGDLAGTYVGVDAMAAAVVGVGGNVLLGGSNNSIALQPLSVQASTGVIIAAGVESLTLQPGR; translated from the coding sequence ATGCGACGTCATCGGGGTCTTTCCATCGTTATTGCCGCCACCATGCTGAGCGCGCTGGTGTCGTCCGGCCTTGCGCAGCAACCGGCGCAACCGGCACAGAAGGTGCAAGTCGGCGTGCTCGAGTGCCTTGGCGGCGCGACCGTCGGATTCCTCGTGGGGGCTGTTGTCAATCTTCGATGTGTCTTGCGGATCAACGGAATGCCGGAAGACTACTACGTAGCGACAATGCAGAAGCTCGGTCTCGATATCGGCTTCACGGAGACCACGGCGCTTGCCTGGAATGTATTTGCACCCGTAGTGCAGCCCGGTCGCGGCGACCTTGCCGGTACCTATGTCGGGGTCGATGCCATGGCGGCGGCCGTGGTGGGTGTGGGCGGAAACGTGCTGCTCGGCGGCTCGAACAACAGCATCGCGCTGCAACCGCTCAGCGTTCAGGCGTCGACCGGCGTGATCATTGCCGCCGGCGTCGAGAGCCTCACCCTGCAACCGGGGCGATGA
- a CDS encoding HdeD family acid-resistance protein — protein MTTTNHASMLSRAFADVHAKWGWFVGLGLVFIVLGAVAAGNLLLATIVTVYYVSAGMIVAGVMQIVQSLRVKTWGGFLWWMLSGVLYTAAGVVTSMNPLLASVFLTLMLALLTVASGAARLWLGFQARTDHGWGWIVASGVVTAIAGLVFLLGWPVNSLWLLGLVLALDLVFQGCALVGLGLRFRAA, from the coding sequence ATGACAACCACAAATCATGCGTCCATGCTGTCCCGCGCGTTTGCGGACGTGCACGCCAAGTGGGGCTGGTTCGTCGGCCTCGGGCTCGTCTTCATTGTCCTGGGTGCCGTCGCAGCCGGCAACCTGCTGCTGGCGACAATCGTGACGGTCTACTACGTGAGCGCGGGAATGATCGTCGCCGGGGTCATGCAGATCGTGCAGTCGCTCCGCGTGAAGACCTGGGGCGGCTTCCTGTGGTGGATGCTCAGCGGCGTCCTTTACACGGCCGCCGGCGTCGTGACATCGATGAATCCGCTGCTTGCCTCGGTCTTTCTGACATTGATGCTGGCTCTGCTCACGGTTGCTTCGGGCGCTGCCCGTCTCTGGCTCGGATTCCAGGCGCGAACGGACCACGGCTGGGGCTGGATCGTTGCCTCGGGTGTCGTCACCGCGATCGCAGGGCTCGTTTTCTTGCTTGGCTGGCCGGTCAACAGTCTGTGGTTGCTTGGCCTTGTTCTGGCGCTCGATCTCGTTTTCCAGGGGTGCGCGCTTGTCGGCCTCGGCCTGCGGTTCCGCGCAGCCTAG
- a CDS encoding chaperone modulator CbpM, whose translation MIMSRQEFLIASGVQGQTLEFWLEQEWLIPERTITGMTFTEGDVARARFIQDLAAGMGVNDEGIDVVLHLVDQLHGMRRVLARLHDEVSGEAT comes from the coding sequence ATGATCATGAGCAGGCAGGAGTTTCTGATCGCTTCCGGTGTGCAGGGGCAGACCCTGGAATTCTGGCTCGAGCAGGAGTGGCTGATCCCCGAGCGGACCATCACCGGGATGACATTCACCGAGGGCGACGTTGCCCGTGCGCGCTTCATTCAGGATCTTGCGGCCGGAATGGGCGTCAACGACGAAGGCATCGATGTGGTGCTTCATCTCGTGGACCAGCTTCATGGCATGCGGCGGGTGCTTGCGCGGCTGCATGACGAGGTCAGCGGCGAGGCGACCTAG
- the dnaK gene encoding molecular chaperone DnaK, whose product MGKVIGIDLGTTNSCVAVMDGKNPRIIENAEGMRTTPSVVAFTSDGERLVGQPARRQAVTNPTNTIFAVKRLIGRRYDDPMVEKDKKLVPYTIIKASNGDAWVEAGGKSYSPSQISAFILQKMKETAEANLGEKITQAVITVPAYFNDAQRQATKDAGKIAGLEVLRIINEPTAAALAYGLEKKKQSKIAVYDLGGGTFDISILDIGDGVFEVKATNGDTFLGGEDFDMRLVNYLADEFQKEQGIDLRKDNLALQRLKEAAEKAKIELSTTTQTEINLPFITADASGPKHLQVKLTRAKFESLVDDLVQRTIEPCLNALKDAGLKAQDINEVVLVGGMTRMPKIQEIVQKIFGKEPHKGVNPDEVVAIGAAIQAGVLQGDVKDVLLLDVTPLSLGLETLGGVFTRLIERNTTVPAKKSQVFSTAEDNQNAVTIRVFQGEREMAADNKLLGQFDLMGIAPAPRGVPQIEVTFDIDANGIVNVSAKDKATGKEQRIQIQASGGLSEADIERMIREAEAHAVEDKKRKEAVEAKNTAEALLHSAEKTVAEHGSKLSDTDRRGIENAMSDLREALKGDDAAAITTKASVLQQSVMKLGEAIHTASQGTSGASPGHDDSNVVDAEFTEIGDDEKKSM is encoded by the coding sequence GTGGGAAAAGTAATCGGTATTGATCTCGGAACGACGAACTCCTGCGTTGCCGTCATGGACGGCAAGAACCCGCGCATCATTGAGAATGCGGAAGGAATGCGCACAACACCGTCGGTCGTGGCGTTCACGAGCGACGGCGAGCGCCTCGTGGGTCAGCCCGCACGCCGCCAGGCGGTGACAAATCCCACCAACACCATCTTCGCGGTGAAGCGCCTGATCGGCCGTCGCTATGACGATCCGATGGTCGAGAAGGACAAAAAGCTCGTCCCCTACACGATCATCAAGGCCTCGAACGGCGATGCCTGGGTCGAGGCCGGCGGGAAGTCCTATTCGCCGTCGCAGATATCGGCGTTCATCCTGCAGAAGATGAAGGAGACCGCCGAGGCCAACCTTGGCGAGAAGATCACGCAGGCGGTCATCACCGTCCCCGCCTATTTCAACGACGCGCAACGGCAGGCGACCAAGGATGCCGGCAAGATCGCAGGCCTGGAGGTGCTGCGCATCATCAACGAGCCGACGGCCGCAGCGCTCGCCTATGGTCTGGAGAAGAAGAAGCAAAGCAAGATCGCGGTTTACGATCTCGGCGGCGGTACGTTCGACATCTCCATTCTCGACATCGGCGACGGCGTGTTCGAGGTCAAGGCCACCAACGGGGACACCTTCCTCGGCGGTGAAGATTTCGACATGCGGCTGGTGAATTACCTGGCCGACGAGTTCCAGAAGGAGCAGGGCATCGATCTGCGCAAGGACAACCTCGCCCTGCAGCGGCTCAAGGAAGCCGCAGAGAAGGCCAAGATCGAGCTCTCGACCACGACGCAGACCGAGATCAACCTTCCGTTCATCACGGCCGACGCATCAGGTCCCAAGCATCTCCAGGTCAAGCTGACCCGCGCAAAGTTCGAATCCCTGGTCGACGACCTCGTGCAACGGACCATCGAGCCCTGCCTCAATGCCCTCAAGGACGCGGGCCTCAAGGCCCAGGATATCAACGAGGTCGTTCTGGTCGGCGGAATGACCCGCATGCCGAAGATCCAGGAGATCGTGCAGAAGATCTTCGGGAAGGAGCCGCACAAGGGTGTCAACCCCGACGAGGTTGTAGCGATCGGCGCGGCGATCCAGGCCGGCGTGCTGCAGGGTGACGTCAAGGACGTTCTGCTGCTGGACGTCACGCCCCTGTCGCTTGGTCTCGAGACGCTGGGTGGTGTGTTTACGCGCCTGATCGAGCGAAACACCACCGTTCCGGCGAAGAAGAGCCAGGTGTTCTCGACAGCCGAAGACAATCAGAATGCGGTGACCATTCGCGTCTTCCAGGGCGAGCGCGAAATGGCCGCCGACAACAAACTGCTCGGGCAGTTCGACCTGATGGGTATTGCCCCGGCGCCGCGCGGTGTGCCGCAGATCGAAGTCACGTTCGATATCGACGCCAACGGCATCGTCAACGTTTCGGCGAAGGACAAGGCGACTGGCAAGGAGCAGCGCATCCAAATCCAGGCGTCCGGCGGCCTCTCCGAAGCCGACATCGAGCGCATGATCAGGGAGGCCGAGGCGCACGCGGTCGAGGACAAGAAGCGCAAGGAAGCGGTCGAGGCGAAGAACACCGCAGAGGCGCTGCTGCATTCCGCGGAAAAGACGGTCGCTGAGCATGGCTCCAAGCTTTCCGACACGGACCGTCGCGGCATCGAGAACGCCATGTCGGATCTGCGCGAGGCGCTGAAAGGCGACGATGCGGCTGCGATCACCACCAAGGCGAGTGTGCTCCAGCAGAGCGTGATGAAGCTGGGTGAGGCGATCCACACCGCGTCGCAAGGGACATCCGGCGCCAGCCCGGGTCACGATGACAGCAACGTCGTCGATGCCGAGTTTACGGAGATCGGCGACGACGAGAAGAAGTCGATGTAG
- a CDS encoding sigma-54 dependent transcriptional regulator, giving the protein MSEDSTQEVVEPVGGPEFGPWLSQASILVIDDEPGIRNFLVKILRPRCKLIEEAADAKEASRKLDSRHFDVVILDNVMPGKAGLDWLAEQRAIGFFADVILMTAYADLDTAIVALRAGVVDFVIKPFRSNQLLNAVARCLDRTRLQRENYVLRHELTSASYETFLRNKLLGQSGAIQQVRDIIARVAPLPTPVLFTGESGTGKEVAARSLHSLSNRADKLFVPINCGAIPADMIESELFGHLKGAFTGAGRAREGLFMHAQGGTVFLDEIGELPYTLQSKLLRVLEDRRVRPVGAEREVPFDARFVFATNADLPSRVEAGSFRADLYFRMNIMQIGMPPLRNRGEDVLELAAIFMRDISQQLGMPAVPMGERVRAALTHYEWPGNIRELRNLIERTIILGTFPEDFERALDHGESGGESLAQVERRHILAILRETGGDRDETARRLGISRKTVDRKCASWKV; this is encoded by the coding sequence ATGTCGGAGGATTCAACCCAGGAAGTTGTCGAACCCGTCGGCGGCCCGGAGTTCGGCCCCTGGCTCTCGCAGGCGTCGATATTGGTCATCGATGATGAGCCCGGTATCCGCAACTTTCTCGTCAAGATTCTGCGGCCGCGTTGCAAGCTGATCGAGGAGGCGGCAGATGCCAAGGAGGCGTCGCGCAAGCTCGACAGCCGGCATTTCGACGTGGTCATTCTTGACAACGTCATGCCCGGGAAAGCGGGTCTTGACTGGCTTGCCGAACAACGAGCGATCGGCTTCTTCGCCGATGTGATCCTGATGACGGCTTACGCCGACCTCGATACAGCTATCGTGGCTTTGCGGGCCGGTGTCGTCGATTTCGTTATCAAGCCGTTCCGTTCCAATCAGTTGCTCAACGCTGTCGCCCGATGCCTAGACCGAACGCGGCTGCAGCGAGAGAACTACGTGCTGCGTCATGAATTGACATCCGCTTCATACGAAACGTTCCTGCGTAACAAGCTACTGGGTCAGTCGGGCGCAATACAACAAGTGCGCGATATCATCGCGCGAGTTGCTCCGTTGCCTACGCCAGTCTTGTTTACCGGCGAATCAGGAACCGGCAAGGAGGTTGCCGCCCGCTCGCTTCATTCCCTCTCCAATCGCGCGGACAAGCTCTTCGTGCCGATCAATTGCGGCGCGATTCCAGCCGATATGATCGAGAGCGAGCTGTTCGGCCATCTCAAGGGAGCGTTCACGGGTGCAGGACGGGCTCGCGAGGGTCTGTTCATGCACGCACAGGGCGGGACCGTATTTCTCGATGAGATCGGCGAATTGCCTTACACGCTTCAAAGCAAGCTGCTGCGGGTTCTCGAGGATCGCCGCGTGCGTCCCGTTGGGGCGGAACGAGAGGTCCCGTTCGACGCCCGCTTCGTCTTCGCCACCAATGCCGATCTGCCAAGCCGGGTCGAGGCCGGCAGTTTCCGCGCTGATCTCTACTTCCGAATGAACATCATGCAAATCGGCATGCCGCCGCTTCGTAACCGCGGCGAGGACGTCCTCGAGCTCGCCGCAATATTCATGCGCGATATTTCCCAGCAGCTCGGCATGCCCGCCGTGCCCATGGGCGAGCGCGTGCGCGCGGCCCTGACGCACTACGAGTGGCCCGGGAACATCCGGGAGCTGCGCAATCTGATCGAGCGGACCATCATTCTCGGAACTTTCCCGGAGGATTTCGAGAGAGCCCTTGATCATGGCGAGAGCGGAGGGGAGAGTCTTGCTCAAGTGGAGCGACGCCATATCCTGGCTATCCTTCGCGAGACAGGCGGAGATCGCGACGAAACTGCGCGGCGGCTTGGCATCTCGCGCAAGACGGTCGACCGCAAATGCGCAAGCTGGAAAGTATAG
- a CDS encoding superoxide dismutase: MSFSLPDLPYPHDALVPYMSKETLEYHHDKHHAAYVNALNTLIKGTQWEGKSLEEVVVGSFGRSTPLFNNASQDLNHTYFWKWMKPAGGGAIPGSLEKRINADIGSVEKMRDDFVAAGVGQFGSGWCWLAVKDGKIVVMKTANGESLLVHGAKPILGCDVWEHSYYIDYRNRRPDYIKAFLDHLVNWDYVEELFQRAV, from the coding sequence ATGTCGTTTTCCCTCCCCGATCTACCCTATCCCCATGATGCGCTCGTTCCCTATATGTCGAAGGAAACGCTCGAGTATCATCACGACAAGCATCATGCAGCCTACGTCAACGCCCTCAATACGCTGATCAAGGGCACGCAATGGGAAGGTAAGAGCCTCGAGGAGGTCGTCGTCGGCTCCTTTGGAAGGAGCACGCCGCTCTTCAACAATGCGAGCCAGGATCTCAATCACACGTACTTCTGGAAGTGGATGAAGCCAGCGGGCGGCGGCGCGATCCCTGGCAGCCTCGAGAAGCGGATCAACGCGGATATCGGCTCTGTCGAGAAGATGAGGGATGACTTCGTGGCAGCCGGTGTTGGCCAGTTCGGCTCGGGATGGTGCTGGCTGGCAGTGAAGGATGGAAAGATCGTCGTGATGAAGACCGCAAACGGCGAAAGTCTGCTTGTGCACGGCGCCAAACCCATTCTCGGCTGCGATGTCTGGGAGCACTCGTACTACATCGACTATCGCAATCGCCGGCCCGATTACATCAAGGCGTTTCTCGATCACCTCGTGAACTGGGACTATGTCGAGGAACTGTTCCAGAGGGCGGTGTGA